Proteins encoded by one window of Macaca mulatta isolate MMU2019108-1 chromosome 10, T2T-MMU8v2.0, whole genome shotgun sequence:
- the HSPA12B gene encoding heat shock 70 kDa protein 12B isoform X1, translating to MMRKWEGGDPGVAHQKTPTCLLLTPEGTFHSFGYTARDYYHDLDPEEARDWLYFEKFKMKIHSATDLTLKTQLEAVNGKTMPALEVFAHALRFFREHALQELREQSPSLPEKDTVRWVLTVPAIWKQPAKQFMREAAYLAGLVSRENAEQLLIALEPEAASVYCRKLRLHQLRDLSGRAPGGGRLGERRSIDSSFRQAREQLRRYRHSRTFLVESGVGELWAEMQAGDRYVVADCGGGTVDLTVHQLEQPHGTLKELYKASGGPYGAVGVDLAFEQLLCRIFGEDFITTFKRQRPAAWVDLTIAFEARKRTAGPHRAGALNISLPFSFIDFYRKQRGHNVETALRRSSVNFVKWSSQGMLRMSCEAMNELFQPTVSGIIQHIETLLARPEVQGVKLLFLVGGFAESAVLQHAVQAALGARGLRVVVPHDVGLTILKGAVLFGQAPGVVRVRRSPLTYGVGVLNRFVPGRHPPEKLLVRDGRRWCTDVFERFVAAEQSVALGEEVRRSYCPARPGQRRVLINLYCCATEDARFITDPGVRKCGALSLELEPADCGQDAAGAPPGRREIRAAMQFGDTEIKVTAVDVSTNRSVRASIDFLSN from the exons ATGATGAG GAAATGGGAGGGCGGAGACCCGGGCGTGGCCCACCAGAAGACCCCGACCTGCCTGCTGCTGACCCCGGAGGGCACCTTCCACAGCTTTGGCTACACCGCTCGCGATTACTACCATGACCTGGACCCGGAAGAGGCGCGGGACTGGCTCTACTTCGAGAAGTTCAAGATGAAGATCCACAGCGCCACG GATCTCACCTTGAAGACCCAGCTAGAGGCAGTAAATGGAAAAACGATGCCCGCCCTGGAGGTGTTCGCCCATGCCCTCCGCTTCTTCAGGGAGCACGCCCTTCAG GAGCTGAGGGAGCAGAGCCCATCACTGCCAGAGAAGGACACTGTGCGCTGGGTGTTGACGGTGCCTGCCATCTGGAAACAGCCGGCCAAGCAGTTCATGCGAGAAGCTGCCTACCTG GCTGGACTAGTGTCCCGAGAGAATGCAGAGCAGCTACTCATCGCCCTGGAGCCTGAAGCTGCCTCGGTATACTGCCGCAAGCTGCGCCTGCACCAGCTCCGGGATCTGAGTGGCCGGGCCCCAGGTGGTGGGCGCCTGGGTGAGCGCCGCTCCATCGACTCCAGCTTCCGTCAGG CTCGGGAGCAGCTGCGAAGGTACCGCCACAGCCGCACGTTCCTGGTGGAGTCGGGTGTAGGAGAACTGTGGGCAGAGATGCAAGCAG GAGACCGCTACGTGGTGGCCGACTGCGGCGGAGGCACCGTGGACCTGACGGTGCACCAGCTGGAGCAGCCCCATGGCACCCTCAAGGAGCTCTACAAGGCATCTG GGGGCCCTTATGGCGCGGTGGGCGTGGACCTGGCCTTCGAGCAGCTGCTATGCCGCATCTTCGGCGAGGACTTCATCACCACCTTCAAAAGGCAACGGCCAGCAGCCTGGGTAGATCTGACCATCGCCTTCGAGGCTCGAAAGCGCACCGCTGGCCCGCACCGTGCAGGGGCGCTCAACATCTCGCTGCCCTTCTCCTTCATTGACTTCTACCGCAAGCAGCGGGGCCACAACGTGGAGACCGCTCTGCGCAGGAGCAG CGTGAACTTCGTGAAGTGGTCCTCACAGGGGATGCTCCGAATGTCTTGTGAAGCCATGAACGAGCTCTTTCAGCCCACAGTCAGCGGGATCATCCAGCACATAG AGACGCTGCTGGCGCGGCCGGAGGTGCAGGGTGTGAAGCTGCTGTTCCTGGTGGGCGGCTTCGCCGAGTCAGCGGTGCTGCAGCACGCGGTGCAGGCGGCGCTGGGCGCCCGCGGTCTGCGTGTCGTGGTCCCGCACGACGTGGGCCTCACCATCCTCAAAGGCGCGGTGCTGTTTGGCCAGGCGCCGGGCGTGGTGCGGGTCCGCCGCTCGCCGCTCACCTATGGCGTGGGCGTGCTCAACCGCTTTGTGCCTGGGCGCCACCCGCCCGAGAAGCTGCTGGTTCGCGACGGCCGCCGCTGGTGCACCGACGTCTTCGAGCGCTTCGTGGCCGCCGAGCAGTCGGTGGCCCTGGGCGAGGAGGTGCGGCGCAGCTACTGCCCGGCGCGTCCGGGCCAGCGGCGCGTGCTCATCAACCTGTACTGCTGCGCGACCGAGGATGCGCGCTTCATCACCGACCCCGGCGTGCGCAAATGCGGCGCGCTCAGTCTCGAGCTTGAGCCCGCCGACTGCGGCCAGGACGCTGCCGGCGCTCCTCCCGGCCGCCGCGAGATCCGCGCCGCCATGCAGTTTGGCGACACCGAAATTAAGGTCACCGCCGTCGACGTCAGCACCAATCGCTCCGTGCGCGCGTCCATCGACTTTCTTTCCAACTGA
- the HSPA12B gene encoding heat shock 70 kDa protein 12B isoform X2, with protein MLTVPEMGLQGLYIGSSPERSPVPSPPGSPRTQESCGIAPLTPSQSPKPEARAPQQASFSVVVAIDFGTTSSGYAFSFASDPEAIHMMRKWEGGDPGVAHQKTPTCLLLTPEGTFHSFGYTARDYYHDLDPEEARDWLYFEKFKMKIHSATDLTLKTQLEAVNGKTMPALEVFAHALRFFREHALQELREQSPSLPEKDTVRWVLTVPAIWKQPAKQFMREAAYLAGLVSRENAEQLLIALEPEAASVYCRKLRLHQLRDLSGRAPGGGRLGERRSIDSSFRQAREQLRRYRHSRTFLVESGVGELWAEMQAGDRYVVADCGGGTVDLTVHQLEQPHGTLKELYKASGGPYGAVGVDLAFEQLLCRIFGEDFITTFKRQRPAAWVDLTIAFEARKRTAGPHRAGALNISLPFSFIDFYRKQRGHNVETALRRSSVNFVKWSSQGMLRMSCEAMNELFQPTVSGIIQHIETLLARPEVQGVKLLFLVGGFAESAVLQHAVQAALGARGLRVVVPHDVGLTILKGAVLFGQAPGVVRVRRSPLTYGVGVLNRFVPGRHPPEKLLVRDGRRWCTDVFERFVAAEQSVALGEEVRRSYCPARPGQRRVLINLYCCATEDARFITDPGVRKCGALSLELEPADCGQDAAGAPPGRREIRAAMQFGDTEIKVTAVDVSTNRSVRASIDFLSN; from the exons ATGTTGACTGTCCCGGAGATGGGCCTGCAGGGGCTGTACATCG GCTCCAGTCCGGAGCGGTCCCCAGTGCCTAGCCCACCCGGCTCCCCAAGGACCCAGGAAAGCTGCGGCATTGCCCCCCTCACACCCTCGCAGTCTCCA AAGCCCGAGGCCCGAGCCCCCCAGCAGGCCTCCTTCTCCGTGGTGGTGGCCATTGACTTTGGCACCACGTCTAGTGGCTATGCTTTCAGCTTTGCCAGTGACCCTGAGGCCATCCACATGATGAG GAAATGGGAGGGCGGAGACCCGGGCGTGGCCCACCAGAAGACCCCGACCTGCCTGCTGCTGACCCCGGAGGGCACCTTCCACAGCTTTGGCTACACCGCTCGCGATTACTACCATGACCTGGACCCGGAAGAGGCGCGGGACTGGCTCTACTTCGAGAAGTTCAAGATGAAGATCCACAGCGCCACG GATCTCACCTTGAAGACCCAGCTAGAGGCAGTAAATGGAAAAACGATGCCCGCCCTGGAGGTGTTCGCCCATGCCCTCCGCTTCTTCAGGGAGCACGCCCTTCAG GAGCTGAGGGAGCAGAGCCCATCACTGCCAGAGAAGGACACTGTGCGCTGGGTGTTGACGGTGCCTGCCATCTGGAAACAGCCGGCCAAGCAGTTCATGCGAGAAGCTGCCTACCTG GCTGGACTAGTGTCCCGAGAGAATGCAGAGCAGCTACTCATCGCCCTGGAGCCTGAAGCTGCCTCGGTATACTGCCGCAAGCTGCGCCTGCACCAGCTCCGGGATCTGAGTGGCCGGGCCCCAGGTGGTGGGCGCCTGGGTGAGCGCCGCTCCATCGACTCCAGCTTCCGTCAGG CTCGGGAGCAGCTGCGAAGGTACCGCCACAGCCGCACGTTCCTGGTGGAGTCGGGTGTAGGAGAACTGTGGGCAGAGATGCAAGCAG GAGACCGCTACGTGGTGGCCGACTGCGGCGGAGGCACCGTGGACCTGACGGTGCACCAGCTGGAGCAGCCCCATGGCACCCTCAAGGAGCTCTACAAGGCATCTG GGGGCCCTTATGGCGCGGTGGGCGTGGACCTGGCCTTCGAGCAGCTGCTATGCCGCATCTTCGGCGAGGACTTCATCACCACCTTCAAAAGGCAACGGCCAGCAGCCTGGGTAGATCTGACCATCGCCTTCGAGGCTCGAAAGCGCACCGCTGGCCCGCACCGTGCAGGGGCGCTCAACATCTCGCTGCCCTTCTCCTTCATTGACTTCTACCGCAAGCAGCGGGGCCACAACGTGGAGACCGCTCTGCGCAGGAGCAG CGTGAACTTCGTGAAGTGGTCCTCACAGGGGATGCTCCGAATGTCTTGTGAAGCCATGAACGAGCTCTTTCAGCCCACAGTCAGCGGGATCATCCAGCACATAG AGACGCTGCTGGCGCGGCCGGAGGTGCAGGGTGTGAAGCTGCTGTTCCTGGTGGGCGGCTTCGCCGAGTCAGCGGTGCTGCAGCACGCGGTGCAGGCGGCGCTGGGCGCCCGCGGTCTGCGTGTCGTGGTCCCGCACGACGTGGGCCTCACCATCCTCAAAGGCGCGGTGCTGTTTGGCCAGGCGCCGGGCGTGGTGCGGGTCCGCCGCTCGCCGCTCACCTATGGCGTGGGCGTGCTCAACCGCTTTGTGCCTGGGCGCCACCCGCCCGAGAAGCTGCTGGTTCGCGACGGCCGCCGCTGGTGCACCGACGTCTTCGAGCGCTTCGTGGCCGCCGAGCAGTCGGTGGCCCTGGGCGAGGAGGTGCGGCGCAGCTACTGCCCGGCGCGTCCGGGCCAGCGGCGCGTGCTCATCAACCTGTACTGCTGCGCGACCGAGGATGCGCGCTTCATCACCGACCCCGGCGTGCGCAAATGCGGCGCGCTCAGTCTCGAGCTTGAGCCCGCCGACTGCGGCCAGGACGCTGCCGGCGCTCCTCCCGGCCGCCGCGAGATCCGCGCCGCCATGCAGTTTGGCGACACCGAAATTAAGGTCACCGCCGTCGACGTCAGCACCAATCGCTCCGTGCGCGCGTCCATCGACTTTCTTTCCAACTGA